CGAAGACAAAGACAAAGAAAAACGCATCGACCTGCGTCATCTGCCGTTCGTCACCATCGACGGCGAAGATGCTCGCGACTTTGACGATGCGGTCTACTGCGAAGCCAAGCCGGGCAAGCTGCGCCTGTTCTCCGGCGGCTGGAAGCTCTACGTGGCGATTGCCGACGTGTCCAGCTACGTGAAGATCGGTTCGGCCCTGGACAACGAAGCCCAGGTGCGCGGCAACTCCGTGTACTTCCCTGAGCGCGTGATCCCGATGCTGCCCGAGCAGCTGTCCAACGGCCTGTGCTCGCTGAACCCGAAAGTCGACCGTTTGGCCATGGTGTGCGAGATGACCATCTCCAAAACCGGCGAAATGACCGACTACCAGTTCTATGAGGCGGTGATTCACTCCCAGGCGCGCCTGACCTACAACAAGGTCAGCACCATCCTGGAAACGCCGAAGACCAGCGAAGCCAAGGCCCTGCGCAGCGAATATGCCGATGTGGTGCCGCACCTCAAGCAGCTTTACTCGCTGTACAAGGTCCTGCTGGGCGCCCGCCACACCCGTGGCGCGATCGATTTTGAAACTCAGGAGACCCGGATTGTCTTCGGCTCCGAGCGCAAGATCGCCGCGATCACCCCGACGACGCGTAACGATGCTCACAAACTGATCGAAGAATGCATGCTGGCGGCCAACGTGGCCACTGCAGAGTTCCTTAAGAAACACGAGATCCCTGCGCTGTACCGAGTGCACGACGGCCCGCCGCCGGAGCGCCTGGAAAAACTGCGCGCGTTCCTCGGTGAGCTCGGCCTGTCCCTGCACAAAGGCAAGGATGGCCCGACGCCGAAGGACTACCAGGCATTGCTTGCGAGCATCAAGGACCGTCCGGATTACCACGTGATCCAGACCGTCATGCTGCGTTCCCTGAGCCAGGCGGTGTACAGCGCCGACAACCAGGGCCACTTCGGTCTGAATTACGAGGCGTACACCCACTTCACCTCGCCGATTCGTCGTTATCCGGACCTGCTCACGCACCGCGCGATCCGCAGCGTGATCCACTCCAAGCAGAACACCCCGCACGTCAAGCGCGCCGGTGCCATGACCATTCCGAAGGCGCGGATCTATCCGTACGACGAGGCGGCCCTGGAACAGCTGGGCGAGCAGTGCTCCATGAGCGAGCGTCGTGCCGACGAAGCCACGCGCGACGTGGTGAACTGGCTCAAGTGCGAGTTCATGAAGGACCGCGTGGGCGAGTCGTTCCCGGGCGTGATCACCGCCGTGACCGGCTTTGGCCTGTTTGTCGAGCTGACCGATATCTACGTCGAAGGCCTGGTGCACGTCACTGCCTTGCCGGGCGACTACTACCACTTCGACCCTGTGCATCACCGCCTGGCGGGCGAGCGCACCGGTCGCAGCTTCCGCCTGGGCGACACCGTGGAAGTGCAGGTCATGCGCGTCGACCTCGATGAGCGCAAGATCGACTTCGGCATGCCTGATAAGCCTGCCGAAGCGCCGGGCAGCCGTAAAAAACGTGGCAGCGAAGCGACTCCGGTCAGCAAAGGCAAGGGCGCTCCAGCGAAAGCTAAACCTGCGGCCACCGAGCCTGCGCCAGCCAAGCCCGGCCGTCGCTCGTCGACCAAGGAAAAGGCCCCTGAAGCCTATCGCCCAAGCGATGCGGCGGCAAAGAACGCCGAGCTGCGCAAGAGCCGTGAATTGAAGCAGCAGTTGCTCAACGAAGCCAAAAGCGGTGGTAAAGCGGCGTCTGGGGGAAAGTCCCAAGGGGCGGAAAAGCCGTCGAGCAAGCCGAGTAAACACCGTAAAGGCCCGCCCAAGGCGGGTTCGGCTCCCGCCAAGAGCGGCGGGTCGCGCAAACCTAAGGCCAAGCCATGAATCTGGAAAAAATCTACGGCGTGCATGCCGTAGAGGCACTGCTGCGTCACCATCCCAAGCGCGTCAAGCAAGTGTGGTTGGCGGAGGGTCGCAGCGAGCCGCGCGTACAAGCGCTGGTCGAGCTGGCCACCCAAAACAAGGTTGCCATCGGCCAGGCCGAGCGTCGTGAAATGGACGTGTGGGTTGAAGGTGTGCACCAGGGCGTGGTTGCGGACGTCAGTCCGAGCCAGGTCTGGGGTGAAGCCATGCTCGACGAGCTGCTTGACCGCACCGAAGGCCCGCCGCTGCTGCTGGTGCTGGACGGCGTGACCGACCCGCACAACCTCGGCGCCTGCCTGCGTTCGGCGGATGCCGCCGGCGCGCTGGCAGTGATCGTGCCCAAGGACAAGTCGGCCACCCTCACGCCGGTGGTGCGTAAAGTGGCCTGTGGCGCGGCGGAAGTCATTCCGCTGGTCGCCGTGACCAACCTGGCGCGTACCCTGGAAAAACTCCAGCAACGCGGCCTGTGGATCGTGGGCACGGCAGGCGAGGCCGAGGTCAGTATTTATGACCAGGACCTCACCGGCCCGACCATCCTGATCATGGGGGCCGAAGGCAAAGGCATGCGTCGCCTGACCCGCGAACATTGCGATTACCTGGTGCACTTGCCGATGGCGGGCAGCGTCAGCAGCCTGAACGTGTCGGTTGCCACCGGCGTATGCCTGTTCGAGGCCCGGCGTCAGCGTGGTGCCAAGGCTAAAGCCAAGAAGTAATTTGAGCTTGGCATAAATCCAACTGTGGGAGCGGGCTTGTGTGGGAGCTGGCTTGCCTGCGATAGCATCACCTCGGTTTAACTGAAAAGCCGAGGTGCCTGTATCGCGGGCAAGCCCGGCTCCCACAAGAGCCCGCCCCAGTTGTTTTAAGGTGCATGGAAGATTGTTCAAATAATCACCAATCACCTTGCGCCCGTTCTCCCCCTTCTCTACAATTGCGCCCCTTGCCTTCCTGGCAGGCACGCATGTGCCTCTCTGCGGCAGGATCCATAAGTGTCATTCACTCCTTGTCTGACCGTTTTTGAGCGGCAGGCTACAACCCGTAAGGAGCATTCATGCGTCATTACGAAATCATCTTTTTGGTCCACCCGGATCAAAGCGAGCAAGTCGGCGGCATGGTTGAGCGTTACACCAAGCTGATCGAAGAAGACGGCGGCAAAATCCACCGTCTGGAAGATTGGGGCCGTCGTCAACTGGCCTACGCAATCAACAATGTTCACAAGGCTCACTACGTGATGCTGAACGTTGAGTGCACCGGCAAGGCCCTGGCCGAGCTGGAAGACAACTTCCGCTACAACGATGCAGTGATCCGTAACCTGGTCATCCGTCGCGAAGAAGCCGTTACCGGCCAATCCGAGATGCTCAAGGCTGAAGAAAACCGCAGTGAGCGCCGTGAGCGTCGCGACCGTCCTGAGCACGAAGGCGCTGATAGCGCTGACAGTGATGACAGCGACAACAGCGATAACGCTGACGAGTAATCCACGGACCTTTTAAGGAGCCTATCAAATGGCACGTTTCTTCCGTCGTCGTAAATTCTGCCGCTTCACCGCTGAAGACGTGAAGGAGATCGATTACAAAGATCTCAACACTCTGAAAGCCTACGTATCCGAGACCGGCAAAATCGTTCCAAGCCGTATCACCGGTACCAAAGCACGTTATCAGCGTCAGCTGGCCACCGCTATCAAGCGCGCCCGCTTCCTGGCCCTGCTGGCCTACACCGACAGCCACGGCCGCTGAGACCGGGCAGTCGACAAGTAGTAAGGGATTGAATGCATGCGCGCCTTAGCTGAGTTCATCATGCGCGGTCGTGTGCAGGCCACTCTGGTAGTGGCTGGATGTGCAGCATTGCCGTTGTTGTATTGGTTGGGTGCTGCCGCTGGATGCCTCGTGCTCCTGCGGCGCGGTTTGCAGGATGCCGTTGGCGTCCTGGCCCTGGGAGTGTTGGCCGCCTTGATCTGGTGGCTGCAACTGGGCGAACCCAAGGTGCTTCTGGTACTGCTGGGGTCGTCGAGCCTTGCGTTGGTTTTGCGCGCAAGTGAGTCCTGGGTCCGCACGCTGCTGGTCAGCGTGGCATTGGGTTTGGTGTTTTCGGTGTTGATTGACGCGGCTTTCCGCCCGCAAATCGAGGCGCTGGCGCAAGAGATCGTCAAGGTCCTGCCGCTAGCCCTCGGGGAACTCTACCAGCAGTTTTCGGTAGATGAGCGAGCGCGACTGGCAACACTGATTGCACCGGCCCTGATCGGCCTGATGGCGGTAATGATGCAGATCGTCAGCGTGCTGAGCCTGATGCTTGGGCGATATTGGCAGGCGTTGTTGTACAACCCGGGTGGTTTTGGTCGCGAGTTTCGCAGTATCAGAATCCCCGTGGGCCCGGCGATGTTGTTGCTGGCACTCATGGTTATCGGACCGAACCTCGGTTCACAGATGGCCTTGATGGTGCTGTTTTGCAGCGTACCGCTGGTGTTTTCCGGGCTGGCCCTGATCCACGGGCTGGTCGCGCGCAAGCGCCTGGCCAAGTTCTGGCTGGTGGGGATGTACGTGACAATGTTGTTGTTCATGCAGCTGATCTATCCGTTACTCGTGGTTTTGGCCATTGTCGACGGCCTGATTGATTTTCGCGGACGTCTGGCATCGAAAGATGCCGATAGCGCGAACGGTGAAGGTTAAAAGTTAGAGGATTTTCACATGCAACTGATCCTTCTGGAAAAAGTCGCCAACCTGGGCAACCTGGGCGACAAAGTGAACGTTAAGGCCGGCTACGGTCGTAACTACCTGCTGCCTTACGGCAAAGCCACCGCTGCAACCGCCGCCAACCTGGCTGCGTTTGAAGAGCGTCGTGCTGAGCTGGAAAAAGCAGCAGCAGACAAAAAAGCATCGGCCGAAACTCGCGCTGCCCAACTGGCTGAGCTGGAAGTGACTATCACTGCCACCGCCGGTGACGAAGGCAAGCTGTTCGGTTCGATCGGCACCCACGACATCGCTGATGCACTGACCGCCTCCGGCGTTGAAGTGCAGAAGAGCGAAGTTCGTCTGCCGAACGGCACCATCCGCAACGTAGGCGAATTCGACGTAGCCGTGCACCTGCACGCCGAAGTTGAAGCCACCGTACGCGTTGTCGTGGTCGCAGCTTAAGCACTACCCAACTGGCTGGCACCTTGCGTGGCAGCCGGTTAACATCGGGCACGATCCTGTTTACAGGTCGTGCCTTTTGTTTTTCTACACACCCCTAATTTCAAGTGGCCATGAACGATATTTCAGCTCCTGAGCAATACGATCTGCAAACCGCTGCCCTGAAGGTGCCGCCGCATTCCATCGAGGCCGAACAGGCTGTGCTCGGTGGTCTGATGCTGGACAACAACGCCTGGGAACGCGTGCTGGATCAAGTCTCGGACGGTGACTTCTATCGTCATGACCACCGCCTGATCTTCCGCGCCATTGCCAAGCTGGCCGACCAGAACTCACCGATCGACGTGGTGACCCTGGCCGAGCAACTGGACAAGGAAGGCCAGACCTCCCAGGTCGGCGGCCTGGGCTACCTCGGTGAGCTGGCGAAAAACACGCCGTCTGTCGCGAACATCAAGGCCTATGCCCAGATCGTCCGCGAGCGGGCCACCCTGCGCCAGTTGATCGGCATCAGCACCGAAATCGCCGACAGCGCTTTCAACCCCGAAGGCCGCACTGCTGCGGAGATTCTCGATGAGGCCGAGCGGCAGATCTTCCAGATCGCCGAGGCCCGCCCGAAAACCGGCGGCCCGGTCAGCGTCAACGACCTGCTGACCAAGGCCATCGACCGCATCGACACACTGTTCAATACCGATGCGGCCATCACCGGCATTTCCACCGGTTATGCCGACCTCGATGAGAAGACCAGCGGCCTGCAGCCCTCCGACCTGATCATCGTCGCCGGCCGTCCGTCCATGGGTAAAACCACCTTCGCGATGAACCTGGTGGAAAACGCCGTGTTGCGCAGCGACAAGGCGGTGCTGGTGTACTCCCTGGAGATGCCAGGTGAATCGCTGATCATGCGGATGCTCTCGTCCCTGGGGCGTATCGACCAGACCAAGGTGCGTTCCGGCCAGCTGGAAGACGACGATTGGCCGCGCCTGACCTCGGCGGTCAACCTGCTCAATGACCGCAAACTGTTCATCGACGACACTGCGGGCATCAGCCCTTCGGAGATGCGTGCACGTACCCGTCGCCTGGTGCGTGAACACGGTGATATCGCCCTGATCATGATCGACTACCTGCAGCTCATGCAGATCCCGGGCTCCAGCGGTGACAGCCGGACCAACGAAATTTCCGAAATCTCGCGGTCCTTGAAGGCCCTGGCCAAGGAATTCAACTGCCCGGTGGTGGCGCTGTCGCAGCTCAACCGTTCCCTGGAGCAACGGCCCAACAAGCGCCCGGTGAACTCCGACTTGCGTGAATCCGGCGCGATCGAGCAGGACGCCGACGTGATCATGTTCGTATACCGCGACGAGGTGTATCACCCCGAAACGGAACATAAGGGCATTGCCGAGATCATCATCGGCAAACAGCGGAACGGCCCCATCGGCTTTATCCGCCTGGCCTTCATCGGCAAGTACACGCGCTTTGAGAACCTGGCGCCGGGCAGCTACAACTTCGACGATGATGAGTAACGGCTACTGCCTGGAAAACAACTTGCGAATGGTGGCTTCGTCGTATTGGTAGTTCCAGCGTAATTCCGTGCCGGCGGGGATGTCTTCGCTGGCAAATAGCCCGGTGAGTATCATTTGGTCGCTCGGATTGCTGTCTGTGTGGACAGCTACGCGAAATTGCACCGCTTCAACGTTGTAGCCCGACGGAGCCTGACGGATCGGCTGACCCGCCGCGTCATACTCAAAAATGGTGTTTATCCTCGACAGTGCATTGTCGCCGGAGAGCACCCACTGAGTGTTGAGAGCATAGGGTGTCGTCGGCCTCACGCCCTTGATAGGCATCAGGTAAGGGTCTCTGCGCGCCCTGGCGACAAAAAGTGGCAGTATTTCGCCGCCGTAGACACCCAGTGCGGCACCTTTTGTCAGTGGCCGGCGTGTAACCACGGTGGCTTGGCCGATCAGCGAAGATTCCTGACCAGATTTTTGATGGGCCGCCGTGAAAGGCACAACCTCAAGCTTGTCTTCATACAGTTGGGCGACGTTTTCGTAACCTTCCCATTCAAGGTAAGGCCTGAGCGGTTGGCTGGTGTATACGGTGCTGCTGGTCAGGGATGTCGCCTGCGCTTGTATTTGCTTGATTCGCATCGGCTTGCCGAATTCATTGCGCAAGGGGTAGCGGCCATTGTTGGCGCGATCATAAAAGCCACGATAATTTTGGCTATGCTGATAGCCGCGCTGGGTGCGCATGTGTGCCCGCTCCTGACGGGTGAATTGCGCCTGCACCGCGCCTTCCTCGGCGGACCCATAGGGGCTGGTGGAGTGCGCTGACTCAAACTCTTCACTCGACTCCATGTCCTCTGGCGATGGGTCAGGATCGCCGGCTCCCCCCAGCAATCCTTCCTTCGCCGGGTCAATTTCCCAGCCGCCTTCCGCTTTTCTGCGCAGGTAGGGTTGATAGGCCCTGAAGCGGCTGCGGGCGTCGAGCAGTCGCCATCCTGGCGGGTCATGTTTAACCGGATAGAATTTCTGGTTGTCTTGTATGTAGTAGCGATACCTGCCATCGGCCATCGGTGGGCCTTGGTAGATGTCGTCGGCGCGCGCCGACAGCCCGGATATCGATGCCGTTTCAGCAAAGAGTGGGTCGAGTGCTATGCCGTTGGCGCGGGGGAGCCCCGCCGTCGGGATCTGCCCTCGACAAGGTGGCGGCTCTTGCGCCAATAAAGATGGGCCCGCCTGCTGGAGCGCCTGCTCAAGCGTGTGGGCGCCCGATTGCTCCAGAAGCATGCTGCGCTCAGGTGCGCTGAGCGTGCCGTCGATGGCGGCAGGCAGGCTCGTCATTGACGTGGGAGCGCCGCCTTCAGCGGTGTGGAGTGAGTACAGCTCGCCATGACGGATCAACACGTGACGAGCGCTCGCATCCTTTGTGCTGATACCGCCTAGAAGCGGGCCTTGGGGGCTCTCGTCGTAGACTTCGATCCGGTGCGCGTCTGGCCATCCAGGCACCCGCTCCAGGGCATACAGTGTCAGCGGCACGCTTTCACGGCTGCGAAGCGACTTCAGGAACACACTCTCCTGCATGCGCGTGGCGCGGATCGCGTCATTGTATTGCTCCGCCTCCCCGCGCTGCACCGTCGGCAAGCCTTGTCCTGCTTGCAGGTGTTGACGTTCGGACGGTGTAAGCGTGGCCTCGAGTTCTTCAAGATGACTTTCGGACAGCTCAGGCATCAGCGCGTGGAGGGATTGTCCAGCGGGCGTGAGCGCTTTTTCGTTAACTGCGTTGAGTTGCGAAAACAACCACTGTTTTTTTTGCAGCGCCTGCTCTTGCAGGCGTAGGGCGAGGCTTTCGATTTTGGTCAGATAGTCACTGAACGAGGCAGGCAGCAATTGATTGAAATCGACTTGCTCCATCTGTTTCTGCACCGCATGCAGCAAGTCGCCCCGCCGAAATTCGGCCTCGCTCACCCTGATTTCTCTGAGCGCCGTGCCGGTGCTCATCAGCGTATTTTGCTGATCGTCGACCACCTTCAGGGTGTAGCTGTCGGGCCACTGCGGCAACGAGCGGAGCAAGTGAAATTGAATGAGCGGCGAATGCGCCGTCACAGTGCTCCCTTGCGCACGGTCCAGGTTGAAATCGGTGATTTCCTGCTCCAGATTGAAGTGCTTGACCGTGTCACGCAGCAAGGGCGGCGGCCGCACCATGTCCTGGTGGGCTTGGCGCAACGTTGCGGAGTCTACGCCACTGAGCAGCAGGAGGGTTTCAACGGCAGGCGGTTTTATAGCGGCCGCATCGGGTCCCAGGCGCTTGATCAGTTTAAGGGTGTCCCAGTCTTGAGGTGTCTCATGCACGTGACGCCAGCCGCCCACTCCGTTGCTCAACAGCGGGGGTGAATAGCCGAGCGGGTCGGTGGGGTGCGCCAATGCCCATTGCTTGCCATCCGCTGAACGTTTGATGGCATGGACGTGATCGTCCATTTTCAGGAAGTGCTGCTTTTCATGCTGATAAACGCCTTGTTTATCGGCGACCAGGTGCTCGGGGAGTGCCTGTGGGTGACGGTAGGGTTCCAAGTCGGAGTGCCACAGGCGCCAGCCTTGGTTGCGTACCTGCACTTTTACCAGGCCAGCGGTAAAGCGACCGGCCTTGATCACGCCTGCGGTGGCGACGGCCATGGCAATGTTGTCGACCACATCCAGCAGATCCTCCAGGGCTGCCTGGCTGTCGCCCCGACTCCAGGCGGCAAAACCGCTGTATACCGTGCCGACCAACTGAGCGCCTGCGACGACCAGCATCACCTCGCCGACGACGGGCACAAAGGAGGCGGCGAAAAACAGCAAGGACTTGCCCATATCGAGGTAGTACTGCAAACGTTTCTGGCGGCTGATGAGGTCGGCCTGTGCCGTAGGCACCGCCACTTCGCAAGCATCACGTTCGATTTGATCGAAGCGTTGCAGCGCGATGGCGTGAAACAGGGGGTCAGTAATACCGGTCAGCGTTACCGGGTGTTCCAGGCGTGGTGGCCAGACTTTTCCAGGCGAGCCGCCAGACATCCAATCGACCCTGGCAGGCTTTACCGCCAGCAGCGATTCGCGGTTATGCAAGGGCACCAGGTGTTTGAAAAAATTCTGATACGCCGGGCTTAGCAGGCGGCGGGCCATCTGGGTTTGCAGATCCTGCATCGAGGTGTGTTGACGAAGCGCGGCTATGGGATCTTCAGGGGTGTAGAGAAGGGGGCGGGCGTCGGCG
Above is a genomic segment from Pseudomonas azadiae containing:
- the rnr gene encoding ribonuclease R, encoding MADWQSLDPEAAREAEKYENPIPSRELILAHLADRGSPASREQLVEEFGLTTEDQLEALRRRLRAMERDAQLIYTRRGTYAPVDKLDLILGRIAGHRDGFGFLIPDDGSDDLFMSPAQMRLVFDGDRALARVSGLDRRGRREGVIVEVVSRAHESIVGRYFEEGGIGFVVPDNPKVQQEVLITPGRNGAAKVGQFVEVKITHWPTPRFQPQGDIVEVVGNYMAPGMEIDVALRTYDIPHVWPEAVLKEAAKLKPEVEDKDKEKRIDLRHLPFVTIDGEDARDFDDAVYCEAKPGKLRLFSGGWKLYVAIADVSSYVKIGSALDNEAQVRGNSVYFPERVIPMLPEQLSNGLCSLNPKVDRLAMVCEMTISKTGEMTDYQFYEAVIHSQARLTYNKVSTILETPKTSEAKALRSEYADVVPHLKQLYSLYKVLLGARHTRGAIDFETQETRIVFGSERKIAAITPTTRNDAHKLIEECMLAANVATAEFLKKHEIPALYRVHDGPPPERLEKLRAFLGELGLSLHKGKDGPTPKDYQALLASIKDRPDYHVIQTVMLRSLSQAVYSADNQGHFGLNYEAYTHFTSPIRRYPDLLTHRAIRSVIHSKQNTPHVKRAGAMTIPKARIYPYDEAALEQLGEQCSMSERRADEATRDVVNWLKCEFMKDRVGESFPGVITAVTGFGLFVELTDIYVEGLVHVTALPGDYYHFDPVHHRLAGERTGRSFRLGDTVEVQVMRVDLDERKIDFGMPDKPAEAPGSRKKRGSEATPVSKGKGAPAKAKPAATEPAPAKPGRRSSTKEKAPEAYRPSDAAAKNAELRKSRELKQQLLNEAKSGGKAASGGKSQGAEKPSSKPSKHRKGPPKAGSAPAKSGGSRKPKAKP
- the rlmB gene encoding 23S rRNA (guanosine(2251)-2'-O)-methyltransferase RlmB produces the protein MNLEKIYGVHAVEALLRHHPKRVKQVWLAEGRSEPRVQALVELATQNKVAIGQAERREMDVWVEGVHQGVVADVSPSQVWGEAMLDELLDRTEGPPLLLVLDGVTDPHNLGACLRSADAAGALAVIVPKDKSATLTPVVRKVACGAAEVIPLVAVTNLARTLEKLQQRGLWIVGTAGEAEVSIYDQDLTGPTILIMGAEGKGMRRLTREHCDYLVHLPMAGSVSSLNVSVATGVCLFEARRQRGAKAKAKK
- the rpsF gene encoding 30S ribosomal protein S6 encodes the protein MRHYEIIFLVHPDQSEQVGGMVERYTKLIEEDGGKIHRLEDWGRRQLAYAINNVHKAHYVMLNVECTGKALAELEDNFRYNDAVIRNLVIRREEAVTGQSEMLKAEENRSERRERRDRPEHEGADSADSDDSDNSDNADE
- the rpsR gene encoding 30S ribosomal protein S18; the encoded protein is MARFFRRRKFCRFTAEDVKEIDYKDLNTLKAYVSETGKIVPSRITGTKARYQRQLATAIKRARFLALLAYTDSHGR
- a CDS encoding YybS family protein; this encodes MRALAEFIMRGRVQATLVVAGCAALPLLYWLGAAAGCLVLLRRGLQDAVGVLALGVLAALIWWLQLGEPKVLLVLLGSSSLALVLRASESWVRTLLVSVALGLVFSVLIDAAFRPQIEALAQEIVKVLPLALGELYQQFSVDERARLATLIAPALIGLMAVMMQIVSVLSLMLGRYWQALLYNPGGFGREFRSIRIPVGPAMLLLALMVIGPNLGSQMALMVLFCSVPLVFSGLALIHGLVARKRLAKFWLVGMYVTMLLFMQLIYPLLVVLAIVDGLIDFRGRLASKDADSANGEG
- the rplI gene encoding 50S ribosomal protein L9 — protein: MQLILLEKVANLGNLGDKVNVKAGYGRNYLLPYGKATAATAANLAAFEERRAELEKAAADKKASAETRAAQLAELEVTITATAGDEGKLFGSIGTHDIADALTASGVEVQKSEVRLPNGTIRNVGEFDVAVHLHAEVEATVRVVVVAA
- the dnaB gene encoding replicative DNA helicase; translated protein: MNDISAPEQYDLQTAALKVPPHSIEAEQAVLGGLMLDNNAWERVLDQVSDGDFYRHDHRLIFRAIAKLADQNSPIDVVTLAEQLDKEGQTSQVGGLGYLGELAKNTPSVANIKAYAQIVRERATLRQLIGISTEIADSAFNPEGRTAAEILDEAERQIFQIAEARPKTGGPVSVNDLLTKAIDRIDTLFNTDAAITGISTGYADLDEKTSGLQPSDLIIVAGRPSMGKTTFAMNLVENAVLRSDKAVLVYSLEMPGESLIMRMLSSLGRIDQTKVRSGQLEDDDWPRLTSAVNLLNDRKLFIDDTAGISPSEMRARTRRLVREHGDIALIMIDYLQLMQIPGSSGDSRTNEISEISRSLKALAKEFNCPVVALSQLNRSLEQRPNKRPVNSDLRESGAIEQDADVIMFVYRDEVYHPETEHKGIAEIIIGKQRNGPIGFIRLAFIGKYTRFENLAPGSYNFDDDE
- a CDS encoding dermonecrotic toxin domain-containing protein yields the protein MDIDTAAPSSTPDTHAVLIKSQLPAWLTRAPANLRSALRASLLNSNQSRHWLLEVFNRIQSPQAFALPLLERAMRREYLTLLDAKTSILVRQWQTSHLLGLVRTDAGTTEHTLLEAALQNFEASEAEDDGMGAGSVLVNVVAGGRLATVFSPTQFAGFCRKLDMGGSYLRHVREVIRSSEAVRAKFRKHEQYRFEVALHQAYLKDDLPLRLYEKLVALARDGHHPDLTCSHLTLNAIVIPTVLVIQKTNADARPLLYTPEDPIAALRQHTSMQDLQTQMARRLLSPAYQNFFKHLVPLHNRESLLAVKPARVDWMSGGSPGKVWPPRLEHPVTLTGITDPLFHAIALQRFDQIERDACEVAVPTAQADLISRQKRLQYYLDMGKSLLFFAASFVPVVGEVMLVVAGAQLVGTVYSGFAAWSRGDSQAALEDLLDVVDNIAMAVATAGVIKAGRFTAGLVKVQVRNQGWRLWHSDLEPYRHPQALPEHLVADKQGVYQHEKQHFLKMDDHVHAIKRSADGKQWALAHPTDPLGYSPPLLSNGVGGWRHVHETPQDWDTLKLIKRLGPDAAAIKPPAVETLLLLSGVDSATLRQAHQDMVRPPPLLRDTVKHFNLEQEITDFNLDRAQGSTVTAHSPLIQFHLLRSLPQWPDSYTLKVVDDQQNTLMSTGTALREIRVSEAEFRRGDLLHAVQKQMEQVDFNQLLPASFSDYLTKIESLALRLQEQALQKKQWLFSQLNAVNEKALTPAGQSLHALMPELSESHLEELEATLTPSERQHLQAGQGLPTVQRGEAEQYNDAIRATRMQESVFLKSLRSRESVPLTLYALERVPGWPDAHRIEVYDESPQGPLLGGISTKDASARHVLIRHGELYSLHTAEGGAPTSMTSLPAAIDGTLSAPERSMLLEQSGAHTLEQALQQAGPSLLAQEPPPCRGQIPTAGLPRANGIALDPLFAETASISGLSARADDIYQGPPMADGRYRYYIQDNQKFYPVKHDPPGWRLLDARSRFRAYQPYLRRKAEGGWEIDPAKEGLLGGAGDPDPSPEDMESSEEFESAHSTSPYGSAEEGAVQAQFTRQERAHMRTQRGYQHSQNYRGFYDRANNGRYPLRNEFGKPMRIKQIQAQATSLTSSTVYTSQPLRPYLEWEGYENVAQLYEDKLEVVPFTAAHQKSGQESSLIGQATVVTRRPLTKGAALGVYGGEILPLFVARARRDPYLMPIKGVRPTTPYALNTQWVLSGDNALSRINTIFEYDAAGQPIRQAPSGYNVEAVQFRVAVHTDSNPSDQMILTGLFASEDIPAGTELRWNYQYDEATIRKLFSRQ